In Halococcus saccharolyticus DSM 5350, the following are encoded in one genomic region:
- a CDS encoding PGF-CTERM sorting domain-containing protein, whose amino-acid sequence MGSSKHAVVVACLVLAASVVGVTGVAPVGTANAQSGGGPIPIDSCRTIADDGSYVLTENVTNSSADTCIQILSSDVVFDGGGHTIDAGPNATPNATNGSNGTASVGVRVNNSLTTTANVTVRNVTTTDWTSGVAYRDVNGGSIQDVNASANARNGIQLVGSDDTRLESVTAVNNSRWSLYTAGNATNTRATNLTTRSATVSFTASDVALTGVSNPPLGTENRTNVGQFVGAVATAPNASLELTVPYTDETVTNANITERSIRLWTYDGTWQQVPGVNYVNLTSNRVVATVPSPENASVLAPLGKTATPTPTPTPTATATPTPTATETAITTATPTTGDSGESGGTTAANGTANESGGNSGAFGPGFGTIAAIAALFGAAVLALRRR is encoded by the coding sequence ATGGGTTCATCGAAACACGCTGTGGTCGTCGCCTGCCTCGTCCTCGCGGCGTCGGTCGTGGGTGTCACCGGCGTTGCACCCGTCGGCACCGCGAACGCCCAGTCCGGGGGCGGCCCGATCCCGATCGATTCCTGCCGGACGATCGCCGACGACGGCAGCTACGTTCTCACTGAAAACGTCACGAACAGCTCAGCCGACACCTGCATCCAGATCCTGTCGAGCGACGTCGTCTTCGATGGCGGTGGTCACACGATCGACGCCGGGCCGAACGCGACCCCGAACGCCACCAACGGCTCGAACGGAACGGCAAGCGTCGGCGTCCGAGTCAACAACTCGCTCACGACGACCGCGAACGTCACCGTCCGCAACGTGACGACGACCGACTGGACGTCCGGGGTCGCTTATCGTGACGTGAACGGCGGGTCCATCCAGGACGTCAACGCGAGCGCGAACGCCCGCAACGGGATCCAGCTCGTGGGATCGGACGACACACGACTCGAAAGCGTCACCGCGGTCAACAACAGCCGATGGAGCCTCTACACCGCGGGCAACGCCACGAACACCCGAGCGACGAACCTCACGACCCGCTCGGCGACGGTCTCGTTCACCGCGAGCGACGTCGCGCTCACGGGTGTTTCCAACCCGCCGCTCGGCACGGAAAACCGGACGAATGTCGGGCAGTTCGTCGGAGCGGTTGCCACCGCGCCGAACGCCTCGCTCGAGCTCACCGTTCCGTACACCGACGAGACCGTTACCAACGCGAACATCACTGAGCGATCGATCCGACTGTGGACCTACGACGGCACCTGGCAGCAGGTTCCCGGCGTGAACTACGTCAACCTCACCAGCAATCGCGTCGTGGCGACCGTCCCATCTCCGGAGAACGCGTCGGTCCTCGCGCCGCTGGGCAAGACAGCGACCCCGACGCCGACACCAACGCCGACGGCGACCGCGACGCCGACGCCAACAGCAACAGAGACGGCGATCACCACAGCGACCCCGACGACGGGTGACAGTGGTGAATCGGGCGGAACGACCGCAGCGAACGGGACCGCCAACGAATCCGGCGGCAACAGCGGTGCGTTCGGCCCTGGATTCGGAACGATCGCCGCCATCGCCGCTCTCTTCGGAGCCGCCGTCCTCGCGCTTCGCCGCCGCTGA
- a CDS encoding PHP-associated domain-containing protein, translated as MSESRIDVHVKVLDQRVVRRAKRYGLDAVVYAPHFTRLPEIRARARAFSDDDLLVVPGRELFTGSWRDRQHVLAIGLSDPVPDFLTLDGTMAELRRQNAAVLVPHPEFLNVGFDAAAIGRHRATIDAVEVDNAKYWPHHARRAREIADRFGLSAFGSSYAHRRGTIGEVWTAFDESIETEADLVAAFTEDAPRWVQRRRGAIHRARRAAEFAHLGYENSWGKFDRLVLPGRTATHPHHEHYDGRFDELSVY; from the coding sequence GTGAGCGAGTCCCGCATCGACGTCCACGTCAAAGTCCTCGATCAGCGAGTGGTCCGCCGGGCCAAGCGCTACGGCCTCGATGCCGTGGTGTACGCGCCGCATTTTACCCGTCTACCCGAGATTCGGGCCAGAGCCCGCGCGTTCTCCGACGACGATCTGCTGGTGGTGCCGGGACGCGAACTGTTCACCGGATCGTGGCGTGATCGCCAGCACGTGCTCGCGATCGGCCTTTCCGATCCGGTGCCCGACTTCCTCACGCTGGATGGAACGATGGCTGAACTCCGTCGCCAGAACGCGGCGGTGTTGGTTCCCCATCCCGAGTTCTTGAACGTGGGCTTCGACGCGGCCGCCATCGGTCGACACCGTGCAACCATCGACGCCGTCGAGGTCGACAACGCGAAATACTGGCCGCACCACGCCCGCCGGGCACGCGAGATCGCCGATCGGTTCGGCCTCTCCGCCTTCGGTTCATCGTACGCTCATCGCCGCGGGACCATCGGCGAGGTCTGGACGGCGTTCGACGAGTCGATCGAGACCGAGGCCGACCTCGTGGCGGCGTTTACGGAAGACGCGCCACGCTGGGTCCAGCGGCGACGCGGCGCGATTCACCGCGCCAGGCGGGCGGCGGAGTTCGCCCATCTCGGCTACGAGAACTCGTGGGGGAAGTTCGATCGGCTCGTCCTCCCCGGCCGAACGGCGACCCATCCGCACCACGAGCACTACGACGGTCGGTTCGACGAACTGTCCGTTTACTGA
- a CDS encoding transcription elongation factor Spt5 yields MSVYAVKTTASQERTVADMIMNREENDIHAALAPDSLTSYVMVEADDHAILERVLDEIPHARNLVPGESSIAEVEHFLSPKPDVEGIAESDIVELIAGPFKGEKAQVQRIDEGKDQVTVELYEATVPIPVTVRGDQIRVLDSEER; encoded by the coding sequence ATGAGCGTGTACGCCGTGAAGACCACCGCGAGCCAGGAGCGTACGGTGGCGGACATGATCATGAACCGCGAGGAAAACGACATCCACGCCGCGCTCGCGCCCGACTCGCTCACGAGCTACGTGATGGTCGAGGCCGACGACCACGCGATCCTCGAACGCGTGCTCGACGAGATCCCCCACGCCAGAAATCTCGTGCCGGGCGAGTCCTCGATCGCGGAGGTCGAACACTTCCTCTCGCCGAAACCCGATGTCGAGGGGATCGCCGAGAGCGACATCGTCGAGCTCATCGCCGGCCCGTTCAAGGGCGAGAAGGCTCAGGTCCAGCGCATCGACGAGGGCAAGGATCAGGTGACGGTCGAACTTTACGAGGCGACGGTGCCGATCCCCGTCACCGTCCGTGGCGACCAGATTCGGGTGCTAGATAGCGAGGAGCGCTGA
- a CDS encoding protein translocase SEC61 complex subunit gamma, translating into MDIKYDLSSYTRVLKLASTPDWEEFSQIALIAGAGIVLVGILGFLIAFVMGFVPGGL; encoded by the coding sequence ATGGACATCAAATACGACCTTTCGAGCTATACGCGAGTGTTGAAGCTCGCCAGTACGCCCGACTGGGAGGAGTTCTCACAGATCGCACTCATCGCGGGTGCGGGGATCGTCCTTGTGGGCATCCTCGGATTCTTGATCGCCTTCGTGATGGGGTTCGTGCCGGGAGGGCTCTGA
- the ftsZ gene encoding cell division protein FtsZ — protein MDSIIEDAIDESQAGDERDGHETPAGEREKGTMTNEELAGVVDDLKTQITVVGCGGAGSNTVTRMDKEGIHGAKLVAANTDAQHLVEQVQADTKILMGRERTGGRGAGSVPKIGEEAARETLDDIRESIDGSDMVFVTAGLGGGTGTGAAPVVAQAAQEAGALTIAIATIPFTAEGERRRSNADAGLERLRAVSDTVIVVPNDRLLEYAPNLPLQDAFTICDRVLMRSVKGMTELITKPGLVNVDFADVRTVMENGGVAMIGLGESDSENKARDSIQSALRSPLLDVEFKGASSALVNVVGGPDMSIEEAEGVVEEIYDRIDPDARIIWGASVDESFSGTMETMIVVTGVESPQIYGQSDLADETGRVDNDIDYVE, from the coding sequence ATGGATTCGATCATCGAGGATGCCATCGACGAGAGTCAAGCGGGCGACGAGCGTGACGGCCACGAGACGCCGGCCGGCGAGCGCGAAAAGGGGACGATGACCAACGAGGAACTCGCCGGAGTCGTCGACGATCTCAAGACCCAGATCACGGTGGTGGGCTGTGGCGGCGCGGGCTCGAACACCGTCACCCGAATGGACAAGGAGGGGATCCACGGTGCGAAGCTGGTCGCCGCCAACACCGACGCTCAGCATCTCGTCGAACAGGTCCAGGCCGACACCAAGATCTTGATGGGCCGCGAGCGCACCGGCGGGCGCGGCGCGGGCTCGGTACCGAAGATCGGCGAGGAGGCCGCCCGCGAGACCCTGGACGACATCCGGGAATCGATCGATGGTTCGGACATGGTGTTCGTGACGGCGGGCCTCGGCGGCGGCACCGGTACCGGCGCGGCCCCGGTGGTCGCCCAGGCCGCCCAGGAGGCGGGCGCGCTCACAATCGCGATCGCCACGATCCCGTTCACTGCGGAGGGCGAGCGCCGGCGATCGAACGCCGACGCGGGTCTCGAACGGCTGCGTGCGGTCTCCGATACCGTGATCGTCGTCCCGAACGACCGGTTGCTCGAGTACGCGCCGAATCTCCCGCTCCAGGACGCGTTCACCATCTGCGACCGCGTACTGATGCGGTCGGTCAAGGGGATGACCGAACTCATCACCAAGCCCGGCCTCGTGAACGTCGACTTCGCCGACGTGCGCACCGTGATGGAGAACGGCGGCGTCGCGATGATCGGGCTCGGCGAGTCCGACTCGGAGAACAAGGCCCGCGACTCGATCCAGTCGGCGCTGCGCTCGCCGCTGCTGGACGTGGAGTTCAAGGGCGCGAGTTCCGCGCTGGTCAACGTGGTCGGCGGTCCAGACATGAGTATCGAAGAGGCAGAGGGCGTCGTCGAGGAGATCTACGACCGGATCGATCCCGACGCCCGGATCATCTGGGGCGCGTCGGTCGACGAGAGCTTCAGCGGCACGATGGAGACCATGATCGTGGTTACGGGTGTCGAGTCGCCCCAGATCTACGGCCAGTCCGACCTCGCCGACGAAACCGGTCGGGTCGACAACGACATCGACTACGTGGAGTAA
- a CDS encoding D-aminoacyl-tRNA deacylase, with amino-acid sequence MIGIVVSRADPASVHIGDHLLELTDWERVVDDARSDSEGGGTVHRTPGFELRSLDDLHLDLEGVADVFAAPEFVVFASKHAGDTGPLLTAHHTGNFGPAEHGGADGELATACPNAQARVLNALREHAPSGYDVGMEGTHHGPSDVGAPSMFVELGSGETEWDDPDGARAVARAILDLRGIGPYRDRQVVGFGGGHYVPRFGRVVRETDWAVGHIGVDWALDAMGDPSENRDVLRQAFERSGATRALVEGDRPTLTDAIDDLGYRVVTETWLRETAGVSLDLVAQVECAIGSVDAGLRFGDRAHEAGKAINGITTVSLPAALLAEAEGIDAAATRAAVERRTIAFDTDHGGSRLAGEVVLRETDDLAEIVDAFADVLDEEYETVERRDDALIARETAFDPTAARDAGVSEGPAFGRLADGEAVTVDGRTIEPETVHERRERRFPLDEDNDTPRTEGER; translated from the coding sequence ATGATCGGTATCGTCGTCAGCCGCGCCGACCCGGCGTCGGTCCACATCGGCGACCACCTGCTCGAACTCACTGACTGGGAACGAGTCGTGGACGATGCCCGCTCCGACAGCGAGGGCGGCGGCACCGTCCACCGCACACCAGGGTTCGAACTCCGTTCGCTCGACGATCTCCACCTCGATCTCGAGGGCGTGGCCGACGTCTTCGCCGCTCCCGAGTTCGTGGTGTTCGCCTCGAAACACGCCGGTGACACCGGACCGCTCCTGACCGCCCACCACACCGGCAACTTCGGTCCCGCCGAACACGGTGGTGCGGACGGCGAACTCGCCACAGCCTGCCCGAACGCCCAAGCCCGAGTGCTCAATGCGCTCCGCGAACACGCGCCATCGGGGTACGACGTCGGAATGGAGGGCACTCACCACGGCCCCTCCGACGTCGGCGCGCCCTCGATGTTCGTCGAACTAGGGAGTGGCGAAACGGAGTGGGACGACCCCGACGGCGCACGAGCGGTCGCGCGCGCTATCCTCGATCTGCGGGGGATCGGGCCGTATCGCGATCGCCAGGTGGTGGGGTTCGGTGGCGGCCACTACGTCCCCCGATTCGGGCGTGTGGTGCGCGAGACCGACTGGGCAGTGGGACACATCGGCGTTGACTGGGCGCTCGACGCGATGGGTGATCCGAGCGAAAACCGTGACGTCCTCCGGCAAGCGTTCGAGCGAAGCGGCGCGACCCGCGCGCTCGTCGAGGGCGACCGACCCACGCTGACGGACGCGATCGACGATCTCGGGTATCGGGTCGTGACCGAGACATGGCTCCGCGAGACCGCGGGTGTCTCCCTCGACCTCGTCGCACAGGTCGAGTGCGCGATCGGATCAGTCGACGCTGGACTCCGATTCGGCGACCGCGCTCACGAGGCCGGCAAGGCGATCAACGGGATCACGACCGTCTCGCTCCCGGCGGCGCTCCTCGCCGAAGCCGAGGGGATCGACGCCGCAGCGACGCGTGCAGCGGTCGAGCGTCGCACGATCGCGTTCGACACCGATCACGGCGGTTCGCGGCTCGCTGGCGAGGTCGTCCTTCGAGAGACTGACGACCTCGCCGAGATCGTCGACGCGTTCGCCGACGTTCTCGACGAGGAGTACGAGACCGTCGAACGCCGTGACGACGCGCTGATAGCGCGTGAAACGGCGTTCGACCCCACGGCGGCACGCGACGCGGGTGTGTCAGAGGGGCCGGCGTTCGGCCGACTCGCCGACGGGGAGGCAGTCACGGTCGACGGCCGGACGATCGAGCCCGAGACGGTCCACGAACGTCGCGAGCGACGATTTCCGCTCGACGAGGACAATGACACACCTCGAACAGAAGGGGAAAGATAA
- a CDS encoding sodium/calcium exchanger membrane subunit: protein MLDRFRHPLAAVAAALLLTVPFVATFISYGGYMTIHPGENIAPGTAVVVAGLAVLGAAFLLAWGAETAEKDVPRAFAIAVLAVLAVAPEYAVDALYAWNAGAFEGTAQGMANANLAVANMTGANRILIGLGWAGIALFTVYRARHADDPAVDHRSGFLKSAVTLDRDLALEISFLLAATLFAFVVPLSGTTFSGNGPIGGIGLLDTLVLVGLYVLYIAIIIRGDVEEGEEHVGVPAYLQSWSKGPRIASVLALFTYSGVLIFIAVEPFAVGLEQLGLQYGIPEFFMIQWLAPLASESPELIVVAYLVNKARSTAGFNALISSKLNQWTLLIGTLAVVYSIAAGHLGGLPFDEKQMAEIWITAAQSLFAIALLTNFEISMREAVGLLVLFVSQVGIEFAIIQTVPEPQATALSINVLYVYTAIYLVLGAALFYARRDALADLLGRTTTTAREAVGPERTQPERAD from the coding sequence ATGCTCGACCGTTTTCGCCATCCACTTGCTGCCGTCGCCGCAGCGCTGTTGCTGACGGTGCCGTTCGTGGCGACGTTCATCTCTTACGGCGGGTACATGACCATCCACCCGGGCGAGAACATCGCCCCGGGAACGGCGGTCGTCGTCGCCGGACTGGCCGTTCTCGGGGCCGCCTTCCTGCTCGCGTGGGGGGCCGAGACCGCAGAGAAGGACGTGCCACGCGCGTTCGCCATCGCGGTGCTGGCAGTTCTCGCCGTCGCGCCGGAGTACGCCGTCGACGCGCTCTATGCGTGGAACGCCGGTGCGTTCGAGGGGACCGCACAGGGCATGGCCAACGCCAACCTCGCGGTCGCCAACATGACCGGCGCGAACCGCATTCTCATCGGTCTCGGCTGGGCCGGCATCGCTCTCTTTACTGTGTATCGGGCGCGGCACGCCGACGATCCCGCCGTCGATCACCGTTCGGGGTTCCTGAAAAGCGCCGTCACGCTCGATCGTGACCTCGCGCTCGAAATCTCCTTCCTGCTCGCGGCGACCCTCTTTGCTTTCGTCGTCCCGTTGAGTGGAACGACGTTCAGCGGCAACGGCCCGATCGGCGGTATCGGGTTGCTCGATACGCTCGTCCTCGTTGGGCTTTACGTCCTCTATATCGCTATCATCATCCGCGGCGATGTCGAAGAAGGCGAAGAACACGTCGGCGTGCCCGCCTATCTCCAGTCGTGGTCGAAGGGACCGCGCATCGCCAGCGTTCTCGCGCTCTTCACCTATTCGGGCGTCCTGATCTTCATCGCCGTCGAACCGTTCGCCGTCGGTCTCGAACAGCTGGGTCTCCAGTACGGTATCCCCGAGTTCTTCATGATTCAGTGGCTCGCACCGCTCGCAAGCGAGAGTCCGGAACTCATCGTCGTCGCCTACCTCGTGAACAAGGCACGCTCGACCGCGGGGTTCAACGCGCTCATCTCCTCGAAACTCAACCAGTGGACCCTGCTCATCGGTACCCTCGCGGTGGTCTATTCCATCGCAGCCGGCCACCTCGGGGGACTGCCGTTCGACGAGAAACAGATGGCCGAAATCTGGATCACCGCCGCCCAGAGTCTCTTCGCGATCGCGCTCCTGACCAACTTCGAGATTAGCATGCGCGAGGCGGTCGGCCTGCTCGTCCTGTTCGTCTCGCAGGTCGGTATCGAGTTCGCCATCATCCAGACAGTCCCCGAACCGCAGGCGACCGCACTGAGCATCAACGTCCTTTACGTCTACACGGCGATATACCTCGTTCTCGGCGCGGCGCTGTTCTATGCCCGCCGCGACGCGCTGGCCGACCTCCTCGGACGGACGACCACGACCGCTCGGGAGGCCGTCGGACCGGAAAGAACCCAGCCGGAACGGGCCGACTGA
- a CDS encoding shikimate dehydrogenase, whose protein sequence is MQVFGLVGNPVGHSLSPPMHEAAYEECGIDARYVTFEPDPDDLEAAIEGAHALGICGLNVTIPFKQGVLDLVEPDDLAARIGAVNTIDFGDADDRASVPTGHNTDAEGVRRAFGHHDVSLDGRAVVVGAGGAGRAAAFALADAGMSVAIANRTVERADELADEIDGANGHGLDALERVVANADVVVNATSVGMEANETPVPAEALHADLAVLDAVYSPIETRLLRNAAAVGATTIDGGWMLLYQGVAAFERWTGQDAPIDVMNEALRARI, encoded by the coding sequence ATGCAGGTGTTCGGGCTGGTCGGCAATCCCGTCGGTCACTCGCTGTCGCCGCCGATGCACGAGGCGGCCTACGAAGAGTGCGGGATCGACGCGCGGTACGTCACGTTCGAACCCGATCCCGACGATCTCGAAGCGGCCATCGAGGGCGCACACGCTCTCGGTATTTGTGGCCTGAACGTCACGATCCCGTTCAAACAGGGCGTCCTCGATCTCGTCGAGCCCGACGACCTCGCGGCGCGGATCGGTGCGGTCAACACCATCGATTTCGGCGACGCTGACGACCGGGCGTCGGTGCCAACGGGTCACAACACCGACGCCGAGGGTGTCAGACGGGCGTTCGGACATCATGACGTGTCACTCGACGGACGAGCGGTCGTCGTCGGGGCAGGTGGGGCGGGCCGTGCAGCAGCGTTCGCGCTCGCCGATGCAGGCATGTCGGTCGCGATCGCTAACCGTACAGTGGAACGCGCGGACGAACTCGCAGACGAGATCGACGGTGCGAACGGACACGGACTCGACGCGCTCGAACGAGTCGTCGCCAACGCCGACGTGGTGGTGAACGCCACGAGCGTCGGGATGGAGGCGAACGAAACGCCGGTCCCTGCCGAGGCGCTTCACGCCGATCTCGCCGTCCTCGATGCGGTGTACTCGCCGATCGAGACCCGACTGCTCCGAAACGCTGCGGCGGTTGGCGCGACGACGATCGACGGCGGGTGGATGCTGCTGTATCAGGGCGTTGCGGCGTTCGAGCGGTGGACCGGCCAGGATGCGCCGATCGACGTCATGAACGAAGCGCTTCGGGCACGTATTTAA
- a CDS encoding helix-hairpin-helix domain-containing protein translates to MTLLDTIKSMLGIDDRDSGDDRSSDDRGGVTVEREPDDRSSGTAPETGSEDAVKGTETSETDRDTDEPAAAGTDAAGSTESMVDEDAEGGAEPGEVTGPTTGDAEPSEPAVETTSTEDADEDETVSDTGDAVDDADESVAAGSDATGSTGSITEETNESISAAEDAEAAGPTDEEPGDTAEHDVDVLKGIGPSYAEQLESAGVETVADLADADSADLAEETDISTSRIDRWTERAKARRQ, encoded by the coding sequence ATGACGCTGCTGGATACCATCAAGTCGATGCTCGGCATCGATGACCGAGATTCGGGCGACGACCGATCGAGCGACGACCGTGGCGGTGTGACGGTCGAACGCGAACCGGACGATCGTAGTTCGGGGACAGCCCCGGAGACGGGTTCGGAGGACGCGGTCAAGGGGACGGAGACGAGCGAAACGGATCGCGACACGGACGAGCCGGCTGCCGCCGGGACCGACGCCGCGGGATCGACCGAATCGATGGTCGACGAGGACGCGGAAGGTGGGGCGGAACCGGGCGAAGTGACCGGACCGACGACCGGCGACGCCGAGCCATCCGAGCCCGCAGTCGAGACCACCTCAACCGAGGACGCCGACGAGGACGAAACCGTCAGCGACACGGGCGATGCGGTCGACGACGCCGACGAAAGCGTCGCGGCCGGCAGCGATGCGACGGGCTCGACCGGATCGATCACCGAGGAGACGAACGAATCGATCTCGGCGGCCGAAGATGCCGAGGCTGCGGGACCGACCGACGAGGAGCCGGGCGACACCGCCGAACACGACGTGGACGTGCTCAAGGGCATCGGACCATCCTACGCCGAACAGCTCGAATCCGCCGGCGTCGAGACCGTCGCCGATCTCGCCGACGCCGACTCGGCGGACCTCGCTGAGGAAACCGACATCTCCACGAGCCGGATCGATCGCTGGACCGAGCGCGCGAAGGCTCGACGGCAGTAA
- a CDS encoding aminotransferase class IV, which yields MKYHVDGDLVSADEASVSVRDRGFRYGDAAFETLRSYNRSIFEWDAHEARLRRTAEQLGFADAVPNDLRERVRATLAANDCDEAYVRLSVTRGAGAGRLTPPPDIDPTVVIIVEELPRGGLSGESVWDGPATVQTVKTRAVPDAAVPSDAKTHNYLNGILARLELQRAANEEYRADEALLRDDEGHLMEGATSNVFFVDDGTLKTPSTDGPLLDGITRSVVLDLAADEEFPVETGRYTTTDVREADEAFLTNTTWELRPIARADGVAVGGGPVTRLLARLFDERVERRQYE from the coding sequence ATGAAGTACCACGTCGACGGCGACCTCGTGTCGGCCGACGAGGCGAGCGTGAGCGTTCGCGATCGAGGGTTTCGCTACGGTGACGCCGCGTTCGAGACGCTTCGTTCCTACAACAGGTCGATCTTCGAGTGGGACGCCCACGAGGCGCGACTCCGCCGAACTGCCGAACAGTTGGGATTCGCCGACGCGGTGCCCAACGACCTTCGAGAGCGCGTTCGGGCGACGCTCGCCGCGAACGATTGCGACGAGGCGTACGTCCGACTCTCCGTGACGCGCGGGGCCGGAGCGGGACGACTCACGCCCCCGCCCGACATCGACCCCACGGTCGTGATCATCGTCGAGGAACTCCCGCGGGGCGGTCTCAGTGGCGAATCGGTGTGGGACGGCCCGGCGACGGTTCAGACTGTGAAGACCCGTGCGGTGCCGGACGCGGCGGTGCCGAGCGACGCCAAGACCCACAACTATCTCAACGGAATCCTCGCACGGCTCGAACTCCAGCGAGCGGCGAACGAGGAGTACCGTGCGGACGAGGCACTGTTGCGGGACGACGAGGGGCATCTCATGGAAGGAGCGACGAGCAACGTCTTCTTCGTCGACGACGGGACGCTCAAGACGCCCAGCACCGACGGGCCGTTACTGGACGGGATCACGCGGTCCGTCGTGCTCGACCTCGCTGCCGACGAGGAGTTTCCTGTCGAGACTGGCCGGTACACAACCACCGACGTACGGGAGGCCGACGAGGCGTTTCTCACCAACACGACGTGGGAACTCCGACCGATCGCGCGCGCCGACGGGGTCGCGGTCGGCGGCGGGCCGGTGACGCGGCTGTTGGCGAGGCTGTTCGACGAGCGGGTCGAGCGTCGACAGTACGAGTGA
- a CDS encoding low molecular weight phosphatase family protein encodes MSTTTDSTDTIRLAFMCVQNAGRSQMATAFAEYERQRRDLDDAVEILTGGTRPADHVHEGVIEVMREEGFDLSERTPREITSEELQSCDYVATMGCSTLEIDKEDSTVDIRDWNLLDPHGEDIDTVRSIRDDIHQRVVDLFDELSDDSQLSTTTN; translated from the coding sequence ATGTCCACCACTACCGATTCCACTGACACGATCCGACTCGCGTTCATGTGCGTCCAGAACGCTGGCCGCTCGCAGATGGCGACCGCATTCGCCGAGTACGAACGCCAACGCCGAGATCTCGACGACGCCGTCGAGATTCTCACTGGAGGTACCCGCCCAGCGGACCACGTTCACGAGGGGGTCATCGAAGTCATGCGCGAGGAAGGATTCGATCTCTCGGAGCGGACGCCGCGCGAAATCACGAGCGAGGAACTCCAGTCGTGCGATTACGTGGCGACGATGGGCTGTTCGACGCTTGAGATTGATAAGGAGGATTCAACGGTTGACATCCGCGACTGGAACCTTCTCGATCCTCATGGAGAGGACATCGACACGGTGCGTTCGATTCGAGACGACATTCACCAGCGTGTGGTGGATCTGTTCGATGAACTCAGCGACGACTCACAACTGAGCACTACCACGAACTGA
- the arsB gene encoding ACR3 family arsenite efflux transporter translates to MSSVDAHEHGPDCSCPQCGDPRSMDFLDKYLTVWIFGAMAIGVGLGYIAPSVTEPIQNLHLVEIGLIVMMYPPLAKADYSQLRTVFSNWRVLGLSLIQNWLIGPTLMFGLAVVFFSGLVPGLPARPEFFLGLVFIGMARCIAMVLVWNELAEGSPEYVTGLVAFNSLFQIVTYGVYVWFFGLFLPPLLGMDSLVAGITTFDITPMQVFQAIVVFLGIPFVGGFLTRYVGTHTKGEEWYDEELIPKIDPLTLVALLFTVIVMFATQGENIIAAPADVLLIAVPLTIYFVVMFFVSFGMGKGIGADYSTTTAIGFTAASNNFELAIAVAVAVFGVGSGVAFTTVVGPLIEVPVLLALVNVALYFQRNLDWGGAGTGSFDASASEPTTDD, encoded by the coding sequence ATGAGTAGCGTCGATGCTCACGAGCACGGCCCGGACTGCTCGTGTCCGCAGTGTGGTGACCCGCGCTCGATGGACTTTCTCGACAAGTATCTCACCGTCTGGATTTTCGGCGCGATGGCTATTGGGGTGGGATTGGGCTATATCGCCCCATCGGTGACTGAACCGATTCAGAACCTCCACCTCGTAGAGATCGGCCTCATAGTGATGATGTACCCGCCGCTGGCGAAGGCGGACTACTCGCAGCTCCGAACGGTGTTCAGCAACTGGCGCGTACTCGGGCTGAGCCTCATCCAGAACTGGCTCATCGGCCCGACGCTGATGTTCGGACTGGCGGTCGTCTTCTTCAGCGGACTCGTTCCGGGCCTACCGGCGCGCCCCGAGTTCTTCCTCGGACTCGTCTTCATTGGGATGGCCCGGTGTATCGCAATGGTGCTCGTCTGGAACGAACTCGCCGAAGGCTCTCCCGAATACGTTACCGGACTAGTGGCGTTCAACAGCCTCTTCCAGATCGTTACCTACGGCGTCTACGTCTGGTTCTTTGGGTTGTTCCTGCCGCCGCTGCTGGGAATGGACTCGCTCGTTGCCGGCATCACGACCTTCGATATCACGCCGATGCAGGTGTTTCAAGCGATCGTGGTCTTTCTCGGCATTCCTTTCGTCGGCGGCTTTCTCACTCGCTACGTCGGCACCCACACCAAGGGCGAGGAGTGGTATGACGAGGAGCTCATCCCGAAAATCGACCCGCTGACGCTGGTCGCGTTACTGTTCACCGTGATTGTGATGTTCGCCACGCAAGGCGAGAACATCATCGCTGCACCCGCAGATGTCCTGTTGATCGCCGTGCCGCTGACGATCTACTTCGTGGTGATGTTCTTCGTGAGCTTCGGCATGGGGAAGGGCATCGGTGCGGACTACTCGACGACGACCGCAATCGGATTCACAGCGGCATCGAACAACTTCGAGCTCGCCATCGCGGTCGCAGTCGCGGTGTTCGGCGTCGGCTCCGGCGTCGCCTTCACGACCGTCGTTGGCCCGCTCATCGAGGTGCCCGTCCTGCTCGCGCTGGTCAACGTTGCACTCTACTTCCAGCGCAACCTCGACTGGGGTGGGGCTGGAACGGGCAGTTTCGACGCATCCGCTTCGGAGCCAACAACTGACGACTAA